A DNA window from Capsicum annuum cultivar UCD-10X-F1 unplaced genomic scaffold, UCD10Xv1.1 ctg50490, whole genome shotgun sequence contains the following coding sequences:
- the LOC124892774 gene encoding zeatin O-glucosyltransferase-like has product MEVAIVMVPLPAQGHLNQLLHLSRLIAACNHPIHFASTTAHLRQAKTRVHGWDPLSISNLNFHELTIPDYQTPPPNPNSNTKFPSQLMPSFHATCHLRHPVTSLLRELSRNYKRVIVIYDSLIAWVLEDTPSIQNVECYSLRCISTVSIRLWRDDSITPEFAEYVKIQKEFREKINRGDLFNSCYEVEGLYLDSLAKEKNAGVKQWAIGPLNPMK; this is encoded by the coding sequence ATGGAGGTTGCCATAGTAATGGTTCCTCTACCAGCACAAGGCCATTTAAACCAACTCCTCCACCTCTCCCGCCTTATCGCCGCCTGTAACCACCCGATCCACTTCGCCAGCACCACCGCACACCTCCGTCAAGCGAAGACACGTGTGCATGGGTGGGATCCACTTTCCATTTCCAACCTTAATTTCCACGAACTAACAATCCCAGACTACCAAACTCCACCACCAAATCCAAATTCCAACACCAAATTCCCCTCCCAACTAATGCCTTCTTTCCATGCCACGTGTCATCTACGTCACCCGGTAACTTCCCTTTTACGTGAACTATCAAGAAACTACAAAAGGGTTATCGTTATTTACGATTCTTTAATTGCTTGGGTTCTTGAAGATACTCCTTCTATACAAAATGTCGAATGCTACAGCTTGCGTTGCATTTCAACTGTTTCCATTCGCCTCTGGCGCGACGATTCAATAACTCCAGAGTTTGCAGAATATGTAAAAATCCAGAAGGAGTTTCGCGAAAAGATCAATCGTGGCGATTTATTCAATTCTTGCTATGAAGTCGAAGGATTATATCTCGATTCTTTAGCAAAAGAGAAGAACGCAGGTGTTAAACAATGGGCTATTGGTCCATTAAATCCGATGAAATT